The Arachis duranensis cultivar V14167 chromosome 9, aradu.V14167.gnm2.J7QH, whole genome shotgun sequence genomic sequence GAGTCCCTTTTGCAGGTATTACGCTCGGGTCCAAGATCACAAGAAAATTGTCGGTCCCAATAAAACTACTGAGCGGAGGTCAGCACAGGACCGAAGTATACAGCGGCAACCCCATCCTTGCAAGAACATTTGGCGCCCACCAGGGGGCCGACGTCGATTCCTTCCCACCCGAGGATATAACCATTTTTAGCTCACCCATATCTGTTACGCCTTCCTCCCTTTTTGTAGGAAAAGAACTATGACGGACCATTCAGAGACTCAACAAGAAGTTTTCTAACTTTactaaaattcaatttcttttggtTATTGCTTAaatatgtttgtcatcaagggaaatagtgttgagttaagaaattaataaatttaattagtgatgacaaacattatttttgggcaaaataaatagttagtgttgattaattataattgcaTCTTACTAATTATTTAGTGTTGCAGGCCAAAACTCAACATTGCAACAACCTAATATAAAAGCAAGCAACCCAAACTGGTTGAAATCAAGAAACAAGGTTGGCGGGCTATAAAGcaaggaaagcccaaagaaatCAAAGCAAGATAATTAATGGTCTGAATTTGAGTAGAACCCGATCCAAGCCCGAATTGATTTCAAATTTCTCTCACTTGCTTTCACCAACTCAACGTTCTTCTCTTCTTTGACCATGTCAAATCACAAACTCagaaaagtgagaaagagaaagagaaagcttctTCTCTAAGGTGATcatcaaagaagcaagaaagagaaagtcCAAGCTTGAAACTCAGAAGTCTAATCACCCatttcaaaccaaatcaagcttaggttaaaggtaaCACATTTCCTTTTACATGCAACacactttcttctcttcatcttcaactCTCTGCCACTCCATTTCGGGTTATATGGAAAAGAGGATTTATGTTCCTCACTGCTGTGCATCAACGGTTGAGAATatgtcttggggaccaagttgtgTTTCAATGGTCAAGATCTAGGTTTACCATTGAAGAAATCTTTTCTGCTGTTAAAGTAGCTTTCGGTCAACCAAGGAAGGTCAGAAGCAAAGTTTCCATTGTGATGATTAATGGGAAAAAGTGAGAcagtgggttggtgaagctcaaggctcaaaaAGTTGACCTAGGAAGAGCAAcaaagcaacatgcaaggagataaaagaagactTTCTGCTCATTCAGAACCAAGGAGAGATAACCAGAGTATTGAGATTTTGTTCTGAGAAGTGTTCTTTGAGAGagttcaactaactggacagtgtGACCTAATCAAAGGTGCCttccgccagtatgaagaactgaatcagaggctTGCTAATCTGGTTTTCGCATAGCACaaaggctgttgatgaagtcaatctccttcatgttttactgattgtaatgtacttttctaagtttatctttctgtaatttcttgtgagaaaaggcactgtgagaaagctcaagtaaaagccatgagtggaaaaaggctgagtgatacacttgagagaaaagcctagagttattttctgatttctttaggttggttaagtgtcttatatcttgtacctgttaggtatccctttcttagttgggttagcactaagagtgactAGTTAAGTGTTAGCATaaccaatgtcaagttaggttagaacttgagtgtgaaattggtgtatgtaatacttttaactatagtggaaattcctccattgttgtggaggagactggacgtaggttgcatagcacaaggcaaccgaaccaggatatattctggtgttagcttttctcttctctgctgtgttctgttttctgatattcatgagacaaaaataaattgtctcataaatttccgctgctgagtacaaacagaatcagaattgaaagtttgaTTTAAAAGGTCATAACACCAACttaaaaaggaaggcatagtttcaaccccccttctctaagcctatcACAACCTTTAGATAGCAAAAGGACAAACGATGAACAACACGAGGAGCATCAGTCAGAGTCCAATGCTAAGACAGTAGAAACTCCACCCAAGTCCGGGAGACGCCGAGCTAACCCATTCTCCGAGGAGATAATGAGCTATAAGATGCCACATAATTTTACACTCTCGATGACCTTAACGCCATACAAGGGGATCGGAGACCCAAAAGTTCATGTCACCAAGTTTGAATCCATGATGTATCTGAACAGTGATTGCGACCCTATTCTATGCCGATCTTTTCCTACTTTCCTAGATGGAGCTGCTTTACTATGGTTTTCTAATTTGCCTGCAGGATCCATAACCAGCTTCGACGAATTCACCAAGATGTTTATCAATCATTTTGCAGCATCCAAAATTTATGTGAGAGACTTGGATTATCTCAGCACGATCAAGCAAGGTTCGCATGAAAGCTTCAAGGATTACATGACGCGGTTCACTACGGCGGCCATGAAAATCCCCGACTTAAACCCAGAAGTACAGTTGCATGCTATCAAAAGTGGCTTACGACCAGGAAAATTCCAGGAAGCCATAGCTGTGGCTAAGCCGAAGACGTTAGAAGAATTCCGAGATAAGGCCACAGGACAGATCGAGATAGAGGAATTGCGAGAAACACGGAGGAGTGAAAAACTGTCATCACGAAAAGATGATGACAAGCCGAGCAGGTCTATTATTAAAgataatagaaaatattttaagctAACTCCAAAATTTGATTCATATACCAGGTTCAACACAAGAAGAGAGGACATCATAAAGGATATATTGCACAACAGACTCATAAAGCCACCAGTAAAAGCGGAAACGTATCAAGATCAAAAGTACGTAGACAAAGGAAAGCATTCCACCAGAAGTTCGGTCACACCACGGACGAGTGTGTAGTAGCCAAAGACCTATTGGAGAGACTGGCAAGACAAGGACTGCTAGACAAGTACATCGGTTCAAGGAGCCAGAAGGAAACAGCTGACACGAGTAAATCGAAGTGTAGCTCAGACCGAAGGGATAAAGGAACATGGCGGGACCCAGTAGAAACCCCCACCTCCAAAGGGGTCATAAACTACATATCAGGAGGTTTCGCCAGATGAGGAATGACAAATGCAGCAAGGAAGCGAAGCTACAGGGCCATGATGGCAATAGAAAAGACACAGCAAGATTGTTCGACTCCAAATTCTTCGGCAGACATCAGATTCAGTACATCTGACTTCAAATCACGAGTTCCAAACCTAGGCGACCCAGTAGTGATCTCGGTAAACATGGGAGAACTGACAGTGAAAAAGGTGTTACTCGATCCAGGAAGTAGCGCCGATGTCCTGTTCTACTCCACATTCAAGAAGATGCAGTTAAGTGGTAAGTCACTACAGCCATCAGGAGGAGAACTAGCAGGCTtttaaggaaaaagagtacccATATCAGGATACATCTGGCTGAGAATAACATTGGGAGAACCCCCAAACTCCAAAACACTGGATATTCAATTTCTAGTGGTCGACTGTGTTAGTCTTTACGATGTCATCTTTGGACGACCATCGCTTAACTCCTTTGGAGCAATTGTTTCCACTATTCATTTGTGTGTCAAGTTTTCCTTACAGGATGACAAAATAGCAACAGTCCACGCCAATCTAAGGAGGCCAGACAATGCTACAATGCTAGCTTGAAGATTACAAAGGAAATCGTCTTGAGAATCAATTCGGTATACAACTCGGAGCGTATCCCACGCCTAGCCGAGATGGATCCTAGAGACGACCACAGTCGCCCTTCACAACGGACGATCTAGTAAAGGTAACATTAATTGCAGATAATCAGTATACTAACATTGGATCGGCTTTTTCTGTAGAAACAAAGCAAAATCTGAAGAACATTCTGAAAGCCAATGCCGACCTATTCGCTTGGACCCCGGCCGACATGCCAGGGATTGATCTGA encodes the following:
- the LOC107466872 gene encoding uncharacterized protein LOC107466872 is translated as MTLTPYKGIGDPKVHVTKFESMMYLNSDCDPILCRSFPTFLDGAALLWFSNLPAGSITSFDEFTKMFINHFAASKIYVRDLDYLSTIKQGSHESFKDYMTRFTTAAMKIPDLNPEVQLHAIKSGLRPGKFQEAIAVAKPKTLEEFRDKATGQIEIEELRETRRSEKLSSRKDDDKPSSKSGNVSRSKVRRQRKAFHQKFGHTTDECVVAKDLLERLARQGLLDKYIGSRSQKETADTSKSKCSSDRRDKGTWRDPVETPTSKGVINYISGGFAR